A stretch of the Kushneria konosiri genome encodes the following:
- a CDS encoding DUF499 domain-containing protein, with protein sequence MRDVLSSCQPRREILAGTFNPEIFTASLSRVLGDYRKGEAREGASSLYSDPVAFFRDATHPTQGLCTILDNALARLTNGDLSRPAMQRLDTAFGGGKTHTLIALAHAAILGQPLAEHMAGILAPERLPAPGQVQVVGIIGDTVDTLRETAGGASPKPNTLWWMIAQQTLSTEQQASIQSRLDDASAPASDEFFDTLFGDRPTLIIIDEIAQYLSRIEAAFPGVGAEQSAAFLMSLSTYAAGRANVSVVLSLASATNAFGDFNKLIRKLQSTHSMSSAEAEAVIREAQRGVLDVVNRTSEATTPVQEGDLSRIMAKRLFVSVDQAAASEVASAFIETYRQAGTDLPAGANDPQLHERLVAHYPFHPTLIEFLSEELAQVESFQGTRGLLRTLARAVRRIWEARLDIPLIQVGHIDLSDGTIRNELLGKTENSDLVPVLDSDISKASGTQATSRTVAGELDVANPHPDGYPVHEWAWRSIFLHSLIGRGGGLQDEKFGIDITSAVYEMASPAIKPATVRSALETIEREANYLRERSGRLYADTVPTLNNILRRIEGNVSHAEAMTRVEQVVRSLIKGSSVFDVHPNIDDSEGIPDKTPKPQLGILAFEVEEMDPALFIERRGDKVRQYQNQVFLLAPSTTHIASAIWNESRTHQEHRTRQNILTLARKAISLERLKENPENWGVSHEQLQKGEFKDRAAKSPAELRTAIDETYRFLIYPGREGGRVVVRDLGKRGAGPTAAGSGGLHLEDAILKQLAEEGELITDDRSSTAETITLLGKLFFDSLKQVNVSDLTERFATRRNWPILQRPALLGSVLVEGAKRSSWCLGHMPDKTSHKPDALYHKDNPPPLTVDPLDNGGEEWILCTKEHAKQLDWLVDIVRDPNTIAAWIKQTIQSRDQVDLNQLPQIIEDEHDKVEPQVLQQQLEYLFAQRQLVAYPQDAFDESGDADPEQAMTGDSIPVGGITNGIVVPYQTAQARGWITKPKVQNRSFALRAPEKIKQLFNLLSGTGLAQSQTEVQALQIRAETPDKGPFQLMFSQTKVGSLVESRALFAALNNRLRFTADKHEVRLTLGEQDSNCKFTKMLEQLEG encoded by the coding sequence ATGCGAGACGTTCTATCTAGCTGTCAACCACGCCGCGAAATCTTGGCTGGCACTTTCAATCCAGAGATATTCACGGCGAGCCTGAGCCGCGTCTTAGGCGACTATCGCAAGGGCGAGGCCCGCGAAGGGGCGAGCTCGCTCTACTCTGACCCGGTGGCCTTCTTTCGCGATGCCACTCACCCGACCCAAGGGCTGTGCACCATCCTGGATAACGCCTTGGCTCGGCTGACCAACGGCGATCTGTCGCGCCCGGCCATGCAGCGTCTCGATACCGCCTTCGGGGGCGGCAAGACCCACACCCTGATCGCTTTGGCTCATGCCGCCATCTTGGGGCAGCCGCTAGCCGAGCACATGGCTGGTATCCTTGCCCCCGAGCGCTTGCCGGCGCCGGGCCAGGTTCAGGTGGTCGGCATCATCGGCGACACCGTGGATACCCTGCGAGAAACCGCCGGTGGCGCTTCGCCCAAGCCTAATACCTTGTGGTGGATGATCGCCCAGCAGACACTTTCCACCGAGCAGCAGGCCTCGATCCAGTCGCGGTTGGATGACGCCTCAGCGCCGGCTTCGGATGAATTTTTCGATACGCTGTTCGGCGACCGGCCGACGCTGATTATCATCGACGAGATTGCCCAATACCTCTCGCGCATTGAAGCCGCCTTCCCTGGCGTAGGGGCTGAGCAGTCAGCTGCCTTCCTGATGTCGCTCTCCACCTATGCAGCAGGCAGGGCCAATGTCTCGGTGGTGCTGAGCCTGGCCTCGGCCACCAACGCTTTCGGCGACTTCAACAAGCTAATCCGCAAGCTGCAGTCGACCCACAGCATGAGCTCGGCGGAGGCCGAGGCTGTGATTCGCGAGGCGCAGCGGGGCGTGCTAGACGTGGTCAACCGAACCTCGGAGGCTACCACCCCCGTGCAGGAGGGCGATCTCTCTCGCATCATGGCAAAGCGTCTGTTCGTCTCAGTCGACCAAGCGGCGGCCAGCGAGGTGGCCTCGGCGTTTATCGAGACCTACCGCCAGGCCGGCACAGACTTGCCCGCCGGTGCCAACGATCCGCAGCTGCACGAGCGGCTGGTGGCGCACTATCCGTTCCACCCCACGCTGATCGAGTTCCTCTCTGAGGAGCTGGCCCAAGTGGAGAGCTTCCAAGGGACTCGTGGCCTGCTGCGCACTCTGGCGCGTGCCGTGCGCCGCATCTGGGAGGCTAGACTGGACATTCCGCTGATCCAAGTCGGCCATATCGATCTCTCGGATGGCACCATCCGCAACGAGCTGCTGGGCAAGACCGAAAACAGCGACCTCGTTCCGGTGTTGGATTCGGACATTAGCAAGGCCTCCGGCACCCAGGCTACTAGCCGCACCGTTGCTGGCGAGCTCGATGTCGCCAATCCGCACCCCGATGGCTACCCGGTGCATGAATGGGCCTGGCGCTCGATCTTCCTGCACAGTCTGATCGGCCGCGGCGGCGGTCTACAGGATGAGAAGTTCGGCATCGACATCACTTCAGCGGTGTATGAAATGGCCTCGCCGGCCATCAAGCCGGCCACTGTGCGTTCAGCACTGGAAACCATCGAGCGAGAGGCCAACTACCTACGCGAGCGAAGTGGTCGCCTCTATGCCGATACCGTGCCGACTCTCAACAACATCCTGCGCCGTATCGAGGGGAACGTGTCTCATGCCGAGGCCATGACGCGGGTCGAGCAGGTGGTGCGCAGCCTGATCAAGGGCTCCTCTGTGTTCGATGTTCATCCCAACATTGATGACAGCGAGGGCATCCCTGACAAGACTCCCAAGCCGCAGCTGGGCATCCTCGCCTTCGAGGTGGAGGAGATGGACCCTGCGCTCTTCATCGAACGGCGCGGTGATAAAGTGCGTCAGTACCAGAACCAAGTCTTTCTGCTGGCCCCTAGCACTACCCACATAGCCAGCGCCATCTGGAATGAGTCGCGCACCCACCAAGAACACCGCACTCGCCAGAACATTCTCACCTTGGCGCGAAAGGCGATTTCCTTGGAACGTCTCAAGGAAAACCCCGAAAACTGGGGTGTCAGTCATGAACAGCTACAGAAAGGCGAGTTCAAAGATCGTGCTGCCAAGAGCCCGGCCGAGCTGCGCACCGCCATCGATGAGACCTATCGCTTCTTGATTTACCCGGGACGTGAGGGGGGCCGTGTTGTGGTTCGGGACCTCGGTAAGCGTGGCGCCGGTCCCACTGCAGCTGGCTCCGGCGGCCTTCACCTAGAGGATGCCATCCTCAAGCAGCTGGCCGAGGAGGGCGAGCTGATTACCGACGATCGGTCCTCTACTGCGGAGACCATAACGCTGCTCGGTAAGCTGTTCTTCGATAGCCTCAAGCAAGTCAACGTCAGCGATCTGACCGAGCGCTTCGCCACCCGCCGAAACTGGCCGATCTTGCAGCGCCCGGCGCTGCTTGGCAGCGTGCTAGTAGAGGGCGCCAAGCGTAGCAGCTGGTGTCTGGGTCACATGCCTGACAAGACCAGCCATAAGCCCGATGCCCTCTACCACAAGGACAACCCGCCCCCGCTTACCGTGGATCCTTTGGATAACGGTGGCGAGGAATGGATTCTGTGCACCAAGGAGCATGCCAAGCAGCTTGATTGGCTGGTAGATATTGTACGAGACCCCAACACCATCGCTGCCTGGATCAAGCAGACTATTCAGAGCCGCGATCAGGTCGACCTCAATCAGTTGCCGCAGATTATTGAAGATGAACACGACAAGGTAGAGCCACAAGTCCTTCAGCAGCAACTGGAATACCTTTTCGCCCAGCGGCAGCTGGTGGCCTACCCACAGGACGCTTTCGATGAGAGCGGTGATGCTGATCCTGAACAGGCGATGACCGGCGACAGCATTCCGGTAGGAGGCATCACCAATGGTATTGTGGTGCCCTACCAGACGGCCCAGGCTCGCGGCTGGATCACCAAGCCCAAGGTGCAAAACCGCTCCTTTGCGCTGCGCGCTCCTGAGAAGATCAAGCAGCTGTTCAACTTACTCTCTGGCACCGGACTTGCCCAATCGCAAACAGAGGTGCAGGCGCTACAGATCCGTGCGGAGACACCTGACAAGGGCCCATTCCAGTTGATGTTTAGCCAAACTAAGGTAGGCTCCCTGGTCGAGAGCCGAGCCCTGTTTGCCGCGCTGAATAATCGCTTGCGTTTCACCGCTGATAAGCATGAAGTTCGCCTGACTCTGGGCGAGCAGGACTCAAACTGCAAGTTCACCAAGATGCTCGAGCAACTGGAAGGATAA
- a CDS encoding DUF7680 family protein, giving the protein MATTANKAAPRGRLKSSQADEAQLTKLARRSPYVLRLTRHKDLPSPVLIIKERIAPEDRDDTEGLTNPRAKHVERGTLHGEGVRACLPVLKRILEEVKDEQGIPLGLESYMSSQGLKHTDLNFPLDEAAGARLALFFRLQTKVKDVDRIELIGRRVAMFSREEAVYWLANVTAADPVLRSWATSGLRMLLCGEAGDRRVPRILEKVRTRG; this is encoded by the coding sequence ATGGCCACGACCGCGAATAAAGCGGCCCCCCGCGGGCGTCTCAAAAGTTCACAGGCTGATGAAGCGCAGCTGACTAAGCTAGCCAGGCGTTCGCCCTATGTGCTGCGGCTGACGCGCCACAAGGATTTGCCGTCCCCGGTGCTGATTATCAAGGAGCGTATCGCCCCGGAGGACCGTGACGATACCGAAGGGCTGACCAACCCACGCGCCAAGCACGTTGAGCGAGGCACCCTGCACGGCGAAGGCGTGCGCGCCTGTCTGCCGGTTCTCAAACGCATCCTCGAAGAGGTAAAGGACGAGCAAGGTATACCCTTGGGCTTAGAGAGCTATATGTCTTCTCAAGGGCTCAAGCACACCGACCTCAACTTCCCCTTGGATGAGGCGGCCGGCGCGCGTCTGGCGCTGTTTTTTCGTCTGCAGACCAAGGTGAAGGACGTCGACCGCATCGAGCTGATCGGCCGACGGGTGGCGATGTTCTCCCGGGAAGAGGCCGTCTACTGGCTGGCCAACGTGACCGCTGCCGACCCGGTGCTGCGTAGCTGGGCCACCAGTGGGTTGCGTATGCTGCTATGCGGCGAGGCCGGTGACAGACGCGTGCCGCGTATCTTGGAGAAAGTGCGCACCCGTGGCTGA
- a CDS encoding DUF1156 domain-containing protein, producing the protein MNVIESGLTTTSMPSTSTPQSLIDDQRLIEAGFPCHQVGPETQREQSVGDQPPTHRLHVWWARRPLVPSRAAIMASLLPADTDSEEFVKALGVRLKVADVGGVGWVLDEAKLRDRVVSIDGRATLEVDGVIHRALIKADEERADQRLMIHQVLEKSPELAEEETIQKWQQLAQQFPYLPQLGERLHVHEEMGDPAWFKELMELAKKAGVRVPNLYGYDRAYHNKTPLTKDSKVILDPTSGGGSIPFEALRLGHRVIANELNPVASIILKATLDYPVRFGKELLENIRHWGTKIEEQLDERLLSHFPSCNAVVSACDPKPVSRDMSYLFCRQVTCPHCEGEAPLLNALWLAKKGDQWAVSIKTHPNKSVRFEPFEFTADKRGLNVADLEAGTVTSGVGQCVHCQQAISGDEIKRQARGESEYGKWKDVLYCVAGVRIEPKLDKQGNIQRYASGERKGEVKTQKIRYFRAPIQADQDALKAAGRELEERRLDFEMKGLVPNEQIPAGSKTSEPMRYGMNSWEDMFTPRQLLGHLTVMEALHDAKPQILAELGEERGRAVITYLQFAIDKVVDYNSKQTRWHFSRGVLVGTFGRHDFSLKWTFGETVYAGSSSGFRWGMLQILDAYKGIELLVRERAKEGLTDKDFWQLKGSATNMAEVEASSVDAVVMDPPYYDNVQYSELSDFYYVWQKRTLADLYPSWFDDEVTDKTTEAVANPARDGSTKNAKLRYEELMRNIFAESKRVLKPNGIMTLMFTHKSSDAWETLTNALIQSGWDITACMPVESEGMNSTHQKNIAAAASSIFITCRPTSRSDRPASSWVFEVKGKLETAVREGLVEFDRLKLNPVDRMIASWGRALRVYSAYWPVQDGDEDVPPTRAMQEAARVVAEEEVSRLSGGLVTVDDLDSESRLAVIALGINGLGDFAFDDALQMSRSLNFRLQNRNGNYRVSDDMVAYANVGENERAAPLAIKGNKLRLLKPEERTTSRLENPQTLWDVLGGLIVTYRDGGIVAARNFLTQHGKHDSDALRGLLKVWSKECRDEELKREAQLIDYEL; encoded by the coding sequence ATGAATGTCATCGAATCAGGCCTGACTACTACCAGCATGCCGAGTACCAGCACCCCCCAGTCATTGATAGACGATCAGCGCCTGATCGAAGCCGGGTTTCCTTGTCATCAGGTAGGCCCAGAAACGCAACGTGAGCAGAGTGTTGGTGATCAGCCCCCGACGCATCGTTTGCACGTTTGGTGGGCACGCAGACCACTAGTGCCAAGCCGTGCAGCTATTATGGCGTCGTTGTTGCCTGCAGATACGGATTCCGAAGAATTTGTGAAGGCGTTAGGAGTTCGTTTAAAGGTAGCTGATGTTGGTGGTGTTGGCTGGGTGCTAGACGAAGCCAAGCTGCGTGATCGCGTCGTAAGTATAGATGGCCGTGCCACGTTGGAAGTAGACGGCGTGATTCATCGTGCTTTGATCAAAGCTGACGAAGAGCGTGCTGATCAGCGCTTAATGATTCACCAAGTGCTTGAAAAGTCACCTGAATTAGCGGAAGAAGAGACGATCCAAAAATGGCAGCAATTAGCCCAGCAATTTCCCTACTTACCTCAGTTAGGTGAGCGGCTACACGTTCATGAAGAGATGGGTGATCCTGCTTGGTTCAAAGAGTTAATGGAGCTTGCCAAGAAAGCGGGTGTGCGAGTGCCAAATCTTTACGGTTATGACCGCGCTTATCACAACAAAACTCCACTTACCAAAGATTCCAAAGTTATTCTTGACCCAACTTCTGGAGGTGGCTCGATTCCTTTTGAGGCACTGCGCTTAGGCCACAGAGTCATTGCTAACGAGCTTAATCCAGTTGCTAGTATCATACTTAAAGCAACACTTGACTATCCCGTACGCTTTGGCAAAGAACTGCTGGAAAATATTAGACACTGGGGAACAAAGATTGAGGAACAGTTGGACGAGCGCCTACTCTCTCATTTTCCCAGCTGCAATGCTGTGGTGAGTGCGTGCGATCCGAAACCTGTTAGCCGAGATATGTCTTACTTGTTTTGTCGCCAAGTAACTTGTCCTCACTGCGAAGGTGAAGCTCCGTTGCTAAATGCATTGTGGTTAGCAAAAAAAGGAGATCAGTGGGCTGTTTCAATTAAAACTCACCCGAATAAATCGGTACGTTTTGAACCGTTTGAATTTACAGCTGATAAAAGAGGCCTTAATGTCGCAGATTTAGAGGCAGGGACTGTGACGAGTGGTGTTGGTCAGTGCGTTCATTGCCAGCAAGCTATTTCTGGCGATGAGATTAAACGTCAAGCTCGTGGAGAGTCTGAGTATGGTAAATGGAAGGATGTACTGTATTGCGTAGCAGGTGTTCGCATTGAACCTAAGCTTGATAAGCAGGGAAATATTCAGCGCTATGCCAGCGGTGAGCGTAAAGGGGAAGTCAAAACCCAGAAAATACGTTATTTCCGTGCGCCTATCCAAGCGGATCAGGATGCTTTGAAGGCAGCAGGGCGTGAGCTAGAAGAGCGCCGTCTGGATTTTGAAATGAAGGGGTTAGTGCCGAATGAACAAATCCCTGCAGGTAGCAAGACAAGTGAGCCCATGCGTTATGGCATGAATAGTTGGGAGGACATGTTTACACCTCGCCAACTGTTAGGCCATCTGACGGTGATGGAAGCCTTGCATGACGCAAAGCCTCAGATTCTCGCAGAATTAGGTGAAGAACGTGGCCGAGCCGTCATTACATATTTGCAGTTTGCCATTGATAAAGTAGTTGATTACAACTCAAAGCAAACACGTTGGCATTTTTCTCGGGGAGTTCTTGTTGGAACTTTTGGTCGGCATGACTTTTCGCTCAAATGGACATTCGGTGAAACAGTCTATGCAGGCTCATCATCTGGGTTTCGTTGGGGTATGTTGCAAATTCTAGATGCTTATAAAGGAATTGAGCTTCTTGTAAGGGAGCGTGCTAAAGAAGGATTGACCGATAAAGATTTCTGGCAACTAAAAGGCTCAGCTACCAACATGGCCGAAGTAGAAGCCTCTAGTGTCGATGCGGTGGTAATGGATCCTCCGTACTATGACAACGTTCAGTACAGTGAGCTGTCTGATTTTTACTATGTTTGGCAAAAACGCACTTTAGCTGATCTTTATCCGAGTTGGTTCGATGATGAAGTGACTGACAAGACTACTGAGGCGGTTGCTAATCCGGCGCGCGATGGTTCAACCAAAAACGCCAAACTTCGCTATGAAGAATTAATGCGCAATATCTTTGCCGAGAGTAAGCGGGTTTTAAAACCCAATGGCATAATGACGCTAATGTTTACCCACAAAAGCTCTGATGCTTGGGAAACACTGACCAACGCCTTGATCCAGTCAGGTTGGGATATTACGGCCTGCATGCCCGTAGAATCAGAGGGAATGAACTCTACGCACCAGAAAAATATAGCTGCTGCTGCATCTAGTATCTTTATCACTTGTCGGCCTACAAGCCGTAGTGACAGACCAGCCTCCAGTTGGGTGTTTGAAGTTAAGGGCAAGCTGGAAACCGCGGTAAGGGAAGGTCTGGTCGAGTTTGATCGCCTCAAGCTCAACCCCGTCGATCGCATGATCGCTTCTTGGGGGCGTGCGCTGCGCGTCTACTCTGCATACTGGCCTGTGCAAGATGGCGACGAAGACGTGCCGCCAACCCGTGCCATGCAGGAAGCGGCCCGCGTGGTGGCAGAAGAAGAGGTCAGCCGTCTCTCCGGTGGCCTAGTTACCGTCGATGACTTGGATTCTGAATCTCGCTTAGCGGTGATCGCTTTGGGCATCAATGGACTGGGCGATTTCGCCTTCGATGACGCCCTGCAGATGAGCCGCTCGCTAAACTTCCGCTTGCAGAATCGCAACGGCAACTACCGCGTCAGCGACGACATGGTGGCCTACGCCAACGTCGGTGAAAACGAGCGCGCCGCACCGCTTGCCATCAAGGGCAATAAACTGCGCCTGCTCAAGCCCGAAGAGCGTACTACTTCCCGCCTAGAGAATCCGCAGACTCTGTGGGATGTGCTGGGTGGCCTGATCGTCACCTATCGCGACGGCGGCATCGTGGCCGCACGTAATTTCCTGACTCAGCATGGAAAGCACGACAGCGACGCTCTGCGTGGCCTGCTTAAGGTATGGTCCAAGGAGTGCCGCGATGAAGAACTCAAGCGCGAAGCCCAACTGATCGACTACGAGCTGTAA
- a CDS encoding DUF3696 domain-containing protein, protein MLTELRLQNFKAWGDTGPMRLAPLTVIFGTNSSGKSSLGHLLMALKQTVMLADYKRSLHLGDNKSLIDLGTYEDCVYGRDVTLPVEFELRWKLNRALSIKNIFDTSQVYQGRELGLHTKIEPSEMLQPETHRFDYSLWNNKEKTLNISHGLEGDKAFLECEPLKLVRAQGRGWPIEPPEKFYRFSDRTLSRYQNADFLVQFVLQTEKLLENFYHLGPLRSHPQRFYSWSGDTPSSVGTEGELTIPALLAATQQGRKLNRGPKQSYQPFNTFIASWLKDLGIIHKFKVEPIAAGRKEYEVLIQVHAGVPWVKLTDVGFGVSQVLPALVQAFYAPPNSVLWMEQPEIHLHPRVQANLADAFISAIHAREEGENRNTQLIIESHSEHFLNRLQRRIAEGVLKPDEVAVYFVTRKRNGAHLESLRLNEYGDIENWPDDFFGDDMEDITQRALAAARKRQKKKAKEAGA, encoded by the coding sequence ATGCTCACTGAGCTGCGATTGCAGAACTTCAAGGCCTGGGGGGATACCGGGCCCATGCGTTTGGCGCCGTTGACGGTGATTTTTGGCACTAATAGCTCGGGAAAATCGAGCTTGGGTCATCTGCTGATGGCACTTAAGCAAACTGTAATGCTGGCTGATTATAAGCGCTCTTTGCATCTAGGAGATAACAAATCGTTGATTGACTTGGGTACTTATGAAGATTGTGTATATGGGCGTGACGTTACCTTGCCAGTCGAATTTGAACTCCGGTGGAAGCTTAATCGCGCTTTGAGTATCAAAAATATTTTCGATACCTCTCAAGTGTATCAAGGCAGAGAGTTGGGCCTGCATACCAAAATTGAGCCTAGTGAGATGCTGCAGCCCGAGACACATCGGTTTGATTACTCGCTATGGAATAATAAAGAAAAAACTTTAAACATTTCTCATGGGCTGGAGGGCGATAAGGCTTTTTTGGAATGCGAACCTCTGAAGTTGGTGCGGGCGCAAGGTCGCGGGTGGCCAATCGAGCCGCCGGAGAAGTTCTATCGATTTTCAGATAGGACGCTTTCTAGGTATCAGAACGCTGATTTTCTTGTTCAGTTTGTGTTGCAAACTGAAAAACTCTTAGAAAATTTTTATCACCTTGGTCCGTTGCGGAGTCATCCGCAGCGTTTTTACTCTTGGTCAGGGGACACGCCTTCGAGTGTTGGTACTGAAGGCGAGCTGACCATACCGGCGCTTCTAGCGGCTACCCAGCAAGGTCGAAAGCTGAATCGCGGACCAAAGCAGAGTTATCAACCGTTTAATACCTTCATTGCAAGCTGGCTAAAAGATCTTGGAATCATCCATAAGTTCAAGGTCGAACCTATTGCAGCCGGTCGCAAAGAGTATGAGGTGTTGATCCAAGTTCATGCCGGGGTTCCTTGGGTCAAGCTGACCGATGTAGGTTTTGGCGTATCTCAGGTTTTGCCCGCTTTGGTACAGGCGTTTTATGCTCCACCAAACTCGGTACTATGGATGGAGCAGCCTGAGATTCACTTACATCCGCGTGTACAAGCCAATTTGGCGGATGCTTTCATCAGTGCGATCCATGCGAGGGAGGAAGGCGAAAATCGCAATACTCAGCTGATCATCGAAAGCCATTCAGAACACTTCCTTAACCGCCTGCAGCGCCGTATTGCCGAAGGCGTATTGAAACCTGACGAAGTGGCGGTTTACTTCGTGACACGTAAACGTAACGGCGCCCACTTGGAGTCGTTACGGCTTAACGAGTACGGCGACATCGAAAACTGGCCGGATGATTTCTTTGGCGATGACATGGAAGACATCACTCAGCGGGCGCTGGCCGCCGCGCGGAAGCGCCAGAAGAAAAAGGCAAAGGAGGCCGGTGCATGA
- a CDS encoding RNA ligase family protein, with translation MSDFFRFPHISHLAWLGEGDPRDDKLLASYDVEALLDCEVLVEEKLDGANLGISWGDDGHLRAQNRGAYLEAPYRGQFSRLNQWLMQHLAVFQQHLPEQVILFGEWCAARHTLDYAALPDWLLVFDVYDRFAGRFWNRQRRDELANRLGLAAVPLLDSGHFTPKKLENLVRSGRSAYREGKLEGLVIRQDGPEWCERRSKLVHPDFMQQIEEHWRSRALEWNTLASPTDL, from the coding sequence ATGAGTGATTTTTTCCGCTTCCCCCACATCTCGCACCTTGCCTGGCTTGGCGAAGGCGACCCTCGCGATGACAAGCTGCTTGCTTCCTATGATGTCGAGGCTCTGCTCGATTGCGAAGTGCTGGTAGAGGAGAAACTCGACGGAGCCAATTTAGGCATTTCTTGGGGAGATGATGGCCATCTACGTGCGCAGAACCGTGGTGCCTACCTTGAGGCACCTTACCGTGGTCAGTTCTCCCGCCTTAACCAGTGGCTGATGCAGCACCTCGCGGTGTTCCAACAGCACTTACCTGAACAGGTCATTCTCTTCGGTGAGTGGTGTGCAGCGCGCCACACGCTGGATTATGCCGCCTTGCCGGACTGGCTTCTGGTCTTCGATGTTTACGACCGGTTTGCAGGGCGCTTCTGGAATCGTCAGCGGCGCGACGAGCTGGCTAATCGACTTGGGCTTGCCGCAGTGCCTCTACTGGATAGCGGCCACTTCACCCCTAAGAAGCTGGAAAACCTGGTGCGCAGCGGTCGCAGTGCCTACCGAGAGGGCAAGCTCGAGGGCCTTGTGATTCGCCAAGACGGCCCCGAGTGGTGTGAGCGTCGTTCTAAGCTGGTTCATCCCGATTTTATGCAGCAGATCGAAGAGCACTGGCGATCCCGGGCGCTGGAGTGGAATACGTTGGCTTCACCAACAGATTTATAG